A genomic region of Bradyrhizobium sp. ORS 278 contains the following coding sequences:
- a CDS encoding HupE/UreJ family protein codes for MNGRKIVQSVATLALVTALSASPSLAHEQSGVGGGLASGLLHPLTGLDHLVAMVAVGIWGAQLGGVAIWVLPIVFPLVMAFGAVLGILHIGLPVPELVIALSGLILGLAVALRVRVPFAVAAAIIAIFAIFHGHAHGAELPGSANPLAYGCGFVVATGLLHACGITIGALARWPGGERIIQGIGAAIAALGGYFLVASLGVAA; via the coding sequence ATGAACGGCCGTAAAATTGTGCAAAGCGTCGCTACCCTCGCGCTGGTCACGGCGCTGAGCGCGAGCCCATCACTGGCCCATGAGCAGAGCGGGGTCGGCGGCGGCCTTGCCAGCGGATTGCTGCATCCGTTGACCGGGCTGGATCACCTCGTGGCCATGGTGGCTGTGGGCATCTGGGGCGCGCAGCTCGGCGGCGTCGCGATCTGGGTGCTGCCGATCGTGTTTCCGCTGGTGATGGCGTTCGGCGCGGTGCTGGGCATCCTCCACATCGGCCTTCCAGTTCCCGAGCTGGTGATTGCGCTGTCCGGGCTGATCCTGGGCCTCGCCGTCGCCCTGCGCGTTCGCGTGCCCTTCGCGGTGGCGGCGGCGATCATAGCGATCTTCGCCATCTTCCATGGTCATGCGCATGGCGCCGAGCTTCCGGGCTCGGCCAATCCGCTGGCCTATGGCTGCGGCTTCGTGGTCGCGACCGGTTTGCTCCATGCCTGCGGCATCACGATCGGCGCGCTCGCGCGCTGGCCGGGTGGCGAGCGGATCATCCAGGGCATCGGCGCCGCGATCGCCGCGCTTGGCGGCTATTTCCTGGTCGCGAGCCTTGGAGTGGCGGCATGA
- a CDS encoding HupE/UreJ family protein: MTARLRTALLASLALLMQSQIADAHIVSARLGDFYAGALHPLLTLQDVLIWAALGLLAGSISAASGRWLVLVFPLGLCSGLALATTAGLGPSSPLIDAATILVLGLLLVAALRIPAALLCLIAFALGVMRGAVNAGELLPQTDRLLYAAGLASAGYVVITLVMALALTFRRPDTAPVSSWRGIAVRAVGGWVAAIGLMMAGLSLAA, from the coding sequence ATGACTGCGCGTTTGAGAACCGCTCTGCTGGCTTCGCTGGCGCTGCTGATGCAGAGCCAGATCGCCGACGCGCATATCGTCTCCGCCCGGTTGGGCGACTTCTATGCCGGCGCGCTGCATCCGCTTCTCACCTTGCAGGACGTGCTGATCTGGGCGGCGCTCGGACTGCTGGCGGGCTCGATCAGCGCGGCGAGCGGCCGATGGCTCGTGCTCGTGTTTCCGCTCGGCCTCTGCAGCGGGCTTGCGCTCGCGACGACGGCGGGCCTCGGCCCGTCGTCCCCGCTGATCGATGCGGCGACGATTCTCGTTCTCGGCCTGCTGCTGGTCGCCGCGTTGCGCATTCCAGCCGCCCTGCTCTGTCTGATTGCGTTTGCGCTTGGCGTCATGCGTGGCGCGGTCAATGCCGGCGAGCTTCTGCCGCAGACCGACCGGCTGCTCTATGCCGCCGGCCTCGCCAGCGCGGGCTATGTCGTGATCACGCTGGTGATGGCGCTGGCGTTGACGTTCCGGCGTCCCGATACCGCACCTGTATCGAGCTGGCGCGGCATCGCGGTCCGCGCCGTCGGCGGCTGGGTCGCCGCGATCGGCCTGATGATGGCTGGACTATCGCTGGCGGCCTGA
- a CDS encoding A24 family peptidase translates to MTDSIASICIIVLLLACAGLIWTDLREGLLPDWMNALVAASGLVRTVVLTDLPQALWDIAAALAVGAALLLLRRLYLIARGRQGLGLGDVKFLMAATLWAGLPGLPILLLIATMTALVAVLFLRMRGQSMTGETALPFGPFLVIGLLSVLVLQTWGGDWIIAS, encoded by the coding sequence GTGACCGACTCCATCGCCAGCATCTGCATCATCGTCCTGCTTCTGGCCTGCGCCGGACTGATCTGGACCGATCTGCGCGAGGGCCTGCTGCCGGACTGGATGAATGCGCTGGTGGCGGCGAGCGGGTTGGTCCGGACCGTCGTGCTCACCGATCTCCCGCAGGCCTTGTGGGATATCGCCGCGGCCCTGGCCGTCGGCGCCGCACTGCTGTTGCTGCGCCGTCTTTACCTGATCGCACGAGGCCGCCAGGGGCTGGGTCTCGGCGACGTCAAATTTCTGATGGCCGCGACGCTCTGGGCCGGCCTGCCCGGTCTTCCGATCCTGCTGCTGATCGCCACGATGACGGCGCTTGTCGCTGTGCTCTTTCTTAGGATGCGCGGCCAAAGCATGACGGGCGAGACCGCGTTGCCGTTCGGCCCGTTCCTGGTCATCGGCCTTCTCAGCGTGCTTGTCCTGCAGACATGGGGAGGCGATTGGATCATTGCGTCGTGA
- the gspM gene encoding type II secretion system protein GspM: MSFMASLRRIFVGTPAVAALIYALTTVALIWLGASAVIDLAAKRDQLGDSSAQLAQFSGRKRPGAAGGSLATPGGSVFVEGRTVTIAGATLVQRLTEAVAKVGGNVLSTQVDLPAARATSNMISVVASCELEQPALQQLLYDLEAGLPFLFVDQLHVQQSLAEAASGAGRLRVLVTVSGQWQGQM; this comes from the coding sequence ATGAGCTTCATGGCATCGCTGCGCCGGATCTTCGTCGGCACGCCGGCCGTGGCGGCGCTCATCTACGCCTTGACCACGGTTGCGTTGATCTGGCTCGGCGCATCGGCCGTGATCGATCTCGCGGCGAAACGTGACCAGCTCGGCGATAGCAGCGCGCAACTGGCGCAGTTCTCGGGGCGCAAGCGGCCGGGTGCAGCGGGTGGCAGTCTCGCGACGCCGGGAGGATCCGTCTTCGTCGAAGGCCGGACGGTGACGATTGCGGGCGCGACGCTGGTCCAGCGTCTCACCGAGGCGGTCGCCAAGGTCGGCGGCAATGTGTTGTCGACCCAGGTCGATCTGCCCGCGGCGCGCGCGACGAGCAACATGATCAGCGTGGTCGCCAGTTGCGAGCTCGAGCAGCCGGCCCTGCAGCAGCTGCTCTATGATCTCGAGGCCGGGCTGCCGTTCCTGTTCGTCGATCAGCTTCATGTGCAGCAGTCGCTGGCGGAGGCGGCGAGCGGGGCAGGGCGGCTGCGCGTGCTGGTCACCGTGTCGGGACAATGGCAAGGACAGATGTGA
- a CDS encoding PilN domain-containing protein has protein sequence MKLTESIEHGLTAWTASAATAIESAADRQLRRPLVIIRYDAPDNVVLTVQAPPKGKPSLPPATISLAGQDARGQLSAEWLRLLRGCAMEVRLAAATVLVRPLDFPKQAEPFLEGMIRTQIGRFTPWTLDQVLYGYSPPRAAAGDRISLMLAATPRALVQPLLAFADAAGAAKVVVLVADGAPDGVPIQVFKASLRSSLAGGRDLGRVLKLGWISVAAITAVMLVVSTLIGGYLDREIDDTQAEVARLRAALRPVIGAAVAADGLLAKRKQTSPASVIVLDTLSKVLPDGTYVTELHIENDRLQISGLTQDAPALIRLIEQSPQFSRATFYAPTTRSAGEAGERFHIEARINAYFGDRA, from the coding sequence ATGAAGCTCACCGAGAGCATTGAACACGGGCTGACGGCGTGGACCGCGTCGGCTGCGACTGCGATCGAGTCGGCGGCCGACCGACAGCTCAGACGGCCGCTCGTCATCATTCGATATGATGCGCCGGACAACGTCGTCCTGACGGTGCAGGCGCCGCCGAAAGGCAAGCCGTCGCTGCCGCCAGCGACGATCAGTCTCGCAGGGCAGGATGCACGCGGCCAGCTCTCGGCCGAGTGGCTGCGCCTGCTGCGCGGCTGCGCGATGGAAGTTCGTCTGGCCGCCGCGACGGTCCTGGTGCGGCCACTCGATTTTCCCAAGCAGGCGGAGCCATTTCTCGAGGGCATGATCCGCACCCAGATCGGCAGGTTCACGCCCTGGACCCTCGATCAGGTACTTTACGGCTACAGTCCTCCGCGCGCGGCTGCGGGTGACCGGATTTCGCTCATGCTCGCGGCGACGCCGCGCGCGTTGGTCCAGCCACTGCTGGCGTTTGCCGACGCGGCGGGCGCGGCGAAGGTCGTCGTACTTGTAGCCGACGGAGCCCCGGATGGAGTGCCAATTCAGGTCTTCAAGGCATCACTGCGGTCGTCCCTTGCGGGTGGGCGCGATCTCGGGCGCGTTCTCAAGCTCGGCTGGATTTCGGTGGCTGCGATCACGGCCGTGATGCTGGTGGTGTCGACGCTGATCGGCGGCTATCTCGATCGTGAGATCGATGATACGCAGGCCGAGGTCGCGCGGCTGCGCGCCGCGCTGCGGCCGGTGATCGGTGCCGCTGTGGCCGCTGACGGGCTTCTTGCCAAGCGCAAACAGACCAGCCCGGCCAGCGTCATCGTTCTCGACACGCTGTCGAAGGTCCTGCCGGATGGCACCTATGTGACCGAGCTGCACATCGAGAATGATCGCCTCCAGATCTCCGGCCTCACGCAGGACGCGCCGGCGCTGATCCGTCTGATCGAGCAATCGCCGCAGTTCAGCCGCGCTACCTTCTACGCGCCGACCACGCGGTCGGCCGGCGAAGCGGGCGAGCGCTTCCACATCGAGGCGCGGATCAACGCCTATTTTGGAGACCGGGCATGA
- a CDS encoding general secretion pathway protein GspK, whose amino-acid sequence MPGHCSSHGSDRKRGAQDGFILIAALWMLAMLAALVVIVSQQMGSSARLLRFEDDAVEADALISAGIELSAYRLLQAKDEDRPKQGSFRLMLGGNDIAVTYVNEAARVDLNTAPRDMLENLFVAVGSERDAATEYAERVMAWRSKPADAAKAQAEEARYAAAGLKRVPRLAPFAHVGELTLVLGLPAFLVERVLPFVTVFNGSPGIDPTIAPTEVVAALPGMTPLILKDFLNSRASSSQDADGLAKILGPAAKDAAKGKSKSVRLHIVVGPAGGLHHAATAVIVPGGGEQPYRLLARQDEGPQPRGARQARWVP is encoded by the coding sequence ATGCCGGGACATTGTTCAAGCCACGGATCGGATCGAAAGCGCGGCGCACAGGACGGCTTTATCCTGATCGCGGCGCTGTGGATGCTGGCCATGCTCGCGGCGCTCGTCGTGATCGTGTCGCAGCAGATGGGCAGCTCGGCGCGTCTGCTCAGGTTCGAGGACGACGCGGTCGAAGCCGACGCACTGATCTCGGCCGGCATCGAGTTGTCCGCCTACCGCTTGCTGCAGGCAAAGGATGAGGATCGGCCGAAGCAGGGCAGCTTTCGCCTCATGCTCGGCGGCAACGACATCGCCGTGACCTATGTGAACGAGGCGGCGCGGGTCGATCTCAATACTGCGCCGAGGGACATGCTCGAAAATCTCTTCGTCGCGGTCGGCAGTGAGCGGGACGCCGCGACCGAATATGCCGAGCGGGTGATGGCCTGGCGCTCCAAGCCGGCTGACGCGGCAAAGGCGCAGGCGGAGGAGGCACGCTACGCTGCGGCCGGGCTCAAGCGGGTGCCGAGACTGGCACCGTTCGCCCATGTCGGCGAGCTCACGCTCGTGCTCGGCCTACCCGCGTTCCTGGTCGAACGCGTGCTGCCGTTCGTCACCGTCTTCAACGGCTCACCGGGCATCGACCCGACGATTGCACCGACCGAGGTGGTCGCGGCGTTGCCGGGCATGACGCCGCTCATTCTGAAGGACTTCCTCAACTCGCGCGCCTCGTCATCGCAGGATGCGGACGGCTTGGCGAAGATCCTCGGTCCGGCCGCGAAGGACGCGGCGAAGGGCAAGAGCAAGTCCGTGCGCCTGCACATCGTCGTCGGTCCGGCGGGCGGGCTGCATCATGCGGCGACGGCGGTGATCGTCCCTGGCGGCGGCGAGCAACCCTATCGGCTGCTGGCGCGGCAGGATGAGGGACCGCAACCGAGGGGCGCGCGACAGGCGCGATGGGTGCCATGA
- a CDS encoding type II secretion system protein J — MSNRSGRAYEAGFALIEALGALAIAGIVLSALLAVTSQWLPAWKRGLDRVQRAEMLAAALRRVGDDFAAAQFVSANREQKAPLFIGQEFSAMFVRSELGPNAGRGLDIVRIGESGARSERVVLRLRAPFEPMPVGQSVPDQSRFGDSVLLLSAPFRMSFAYADRTMAWASEWRDAAKLPFAVRMTVRDESRGGEPVLVSAVQIAVDSAGGGSVDGVAAATNGAPATAEPKQAPKIEPID; from the coding sequence ATGAGCAATCGATCGGGGCGTGCGTATGAGGCTGGCTTTGCGCTGATCGAGGCGCTCGGCGCGCTCGCCATCGCAGGAATCGTGCTGTCGGCGTTGCTGGCGGTGACCTCGCAATGGCTGCCGGCCTGGAAGCGCGGGCTCGATCGCGTGCAGCGGGCCGAAATGCTGGCCGCTGCGTTGCGCCGGGTCGGTGATGATTTCGCCGCCGCGCAATTCGTCTCCGCCAATCGCGAGCAGAAGGCGCCCTTGTTCATCGGCCAGGAGTTCTCCGCGATGTTCGTGCGCAGTGAGCTTGGCCCGAACGCTGGACGCGGCCTCGACATCGTGAGGATCGGCGAGAGTGGTGCGCGTAGCGAGCGCGTGGTGCTGCGCTTGCGTGCGCCGTTCGAGCCGATGCCTGTCGGCCAGTCTGTCCCGGACCAATCTCGCTTCGGCGATTCGGTACTGCTGCTTTCCGCCCCGTTCCGCATGTCTTTCGCCTATGCCGATCGGACCATGGCCTGGGCGAGCGAATGGCGCGATGCGGCCAAACTGCCGTTTGCGGTCCGGATGACGGTCCGTGACGAAAGCCGCGGTGGTGAGCCTGTTCTTGTCAGCGCGGTGCAGATCGCCGTCGATTCGGCCGGCGGCGGCTCGGTCGACGGCGTTGCCGCTGCTACGAACGGCGCGCCGGCTACGGCCGAGCCGAAGCAAGCGCCCAAGATCGAGCCGATCGACTGA